In the genome of Pelodiscus sinensis isolate JC-2024 chromosome 15, ASM4963464v1, whole genome shotgun sequence, one region contains:
- the EIF4ENIF1 gene encoding eukaryotic translation initiation factor 4E transporter isoform X5, translating into MDKRGAIGEVENGDSFLDLDRITVKSHRYTKEELLDIKERPYSKQRPSCLSEKYDSDGVWDPEKWHASLYPSSGRTSPVEGFKKELDSERTSLMRRVVDPRERVKEDDLDVVLSPQRRSFGGGCHVTAAVGSRRAGSPLEKENDGVRIGGRRIGSGRIISARNFDKDHRGGEKDMRDTRDARDRDRERDYKDKRFRREFGDSKRVFGERRRNDSYTEEEPEWFSAGPTSQSETIELTGFDDKILEEDHKGRKRTRRRTTSLKEGMECNGGVAEVDEVRSVPVHETSADHEVLREAVLQESAPGEFDFNEFFNLDKSVPGLGSMIEDVLEEGSMSASRFSRWFSNPSNSESHSSSLRSTPHEELENLAGLEQAILSPGQNSGNYFAPIPLEDHSENKVDILEMLQKAKVDLKPLLSSLSANKEKLRESTHSGVVLSVEEVEAGLKGLKMDQEGKIAAPFMAEQMEAVLNVAGSRPLQRDGDMSAFNKLVSSMKASGTLPSQHKLNQSLESHLMSPPEIPGQCLPKNILQELLCSSSARSSTNILGGLIGGLEPASPLSQRALSPPVSQVFPTRAASADYLHHRIPSPIGFERNAQQLINDPFQGMLKSMSPVAAQMHPLEMQQAALEELALPHDLAIQAANFYQTGFVRSQMDKSRDGFRNRQRRMTRSPVPGHRRNASSPTPTVSITSMLSPSFTPTSVIRKMYESKEKNKEEPVSGKTKGSDGKNEGRGTNEVVRPGHELHPGLVQRMLAKTVHPQNLPLLQAGMIPPGMDLSHLQGIPTPIFGQPFYPLPAATPLQLAMMQQLPRSVLHSQASGAQGPAVGLQTTPQNMSSLTGLPHVPSQLDHRASQRSGSPIGLAKWFGSDVLQQPLPSMPSKVISVDELEYRQ; encoded by the exons GAAGAACTCTTGGATATTAAAGAGCGTCCCTACTCTAAACAGAGGCCTTCATGTCTTTCTGAAAAATATGACAG TGATGGCGTTTGGGATCCTGAGAAATGGCATGCATCTCTATATCCAAGTTCAGGGCGGACTTCACCAGTGGAaggcttcaaaaaagaattgGATTCAGAACGCACTTCTCTCATGCGCAGAGTAGTTG ATCCTAGGGAGCGGGTGAAAGAAGATGATTTGGATGTAGTCCTAAGTCCCCAGCGGCGGAGTTTTGGAGGAGGTTGCCACGTGACTGCTGCTGTTGGCTCACGTCGAGCAGGGAGCCCTTTGGAGAAGGAAAATGATGGTGTTCGTATTGGTGGACGGAGGATTGGCAGTGGAAGAATAATTTCTGCTCGCAACTTTGATAAAGACCATCGGGGTGGTGAAAAGGATATGCGTGATACTAGAGATGCAAGGGACAGAGATCGTGAGAGGGACTACAAAGACAAGCGTTTCAGG AGGGAATTTGGAGATAGCAAACGTGTCTTCGGGGAACGTAGAAGGAATGATTCCTATACTGAGGAAGAGCCAGAGTGGTTCTCTGCTGGACCCACAAGTCAGTCTGAAACTATTGAGCTTACTGGATTTGATGACAAAATACTAGAGGAAGATCATAAAGGACGAAAACGAACAAGAAGACGTACAACCTCTCTGAAGGAAG GAATGGAGTGCAATGGTGGAGTGGCAGAGGTGGATGAAGTGCGGTCTGTCCCTGTCCATGAAACTTCAGCAGACCATGAAGTCCTTAGGGAAGCTGTTCTGCAAGAATCAGCACCAGGAGAGTTTGACTTCAATGAATTCTTTAACCTGGATAAAAGTGTTCCAGGGCTGGGTTCG ATGATAGAGGATGTGCTGGAGGAAGGTTCAATGTCTGCTAGTAGGTTCAGTAGGTGGTTCTCTAATCCTAGTAATTCTGAAAGTCATTCTAGCAGCCTGAGATCCACACCACATGAAGAACTGGAGAATCTGGCAG GTCTAGAGCAAGCcattctctcccctggccagaacTCTGGAAACTACTTTGCTCCTATTCCATTGGAAGACCACTCTGAAAACAAAGTGGACATCCTTGAGATGCTACAGAAAGCCAAAGTGGACTTAAAACCTCTCCTCTCAAGTCTTTCAGCCAACAAGGAAAAGCTTAGAGAGAGCA CACATTCAGGGGTTGTACTTTCAGTGGAAGAAGTAGAAGCAGGGCTAAAAGGCCTGAAAATGGACCAGGAGGGTAAAATTGCTGCTCCATTCATGGCAGAACAAATGGAGGCGGTATTGAATGTAGCTGGCTCCAGACCACTCCAGAGAGATGGAGATATGTCTGCATTTAATAAACTAGTCAGCAGTATGAAGGCAAGTGGAACTCTACCTTCACAACACAAGCTCAAT CAAAGCCTTGAAAGCCACTTGATGTCTCCTCCTGAGATCCCAGGCCAGTGTCTCCCAAAGAACATTTTGCAG GAGCTTCTTTGTTCATCCAGTGCCAGATCATCAACAAATATTCTTGGTGGCTTGATAGGTGGTTTGGAACCTGCATCACCTTTGAGCCAAAGAGCTCTTTCCCCTCCAGTGTCACAGGTGTTCCCAACTCGGGCTGCTTCTGCAGACTACCTCCATCATCGGATCCCCTCACCAATTG GCTTTGAACGAAATGCTCAGCAACTGATCAATGATCCGTTTCAGGGGATGCTGAAGTCAATGAGCCCAGTTGCTGCACAG ATGCATCCCCTGGAGATGCAGCAAGCTGCCTTAGAGGAATTAGCTCTACCACATGACTTAGCCATCCAGGCTGCGAACTTCTACCAAACAGGTTTTGTCAGGTCACAAATGGACAAAAGCAGAGATGGCTTCAGGAACAG GCAGCGTCGAATGACTAGGTCTCCTGTACCAGGCCACAGAAGGAATGCATCTTCTCCAACACCTACTGTATCCATCACTAGCATG CTCTCTCCTTCCTTCACACCTACCTCAGTGATTCGTAAGATGtatgaaagcaaagaaaaaaataaagaggaGCCTGTGTCTGGGAAAACGAAAGGCAGTGATGGTAAAAATGAAGGTCGAGGGACAAATGAAG TTGTACGACCTGGTCATGAACTGCATCCAGGACTGGTCCAGAGGATGCTGGCAAAGACAGTACACCCACAAAATCTTCCTCTGCTACAAGCAG GTATGATTCCTCCAGGGATGGACTTGTCTCATTTACAGGGAATACCTACTCCCATCTTTGGCCAGCCTTTTTATCCATTACCAGCAGCAACACCCCTGCAGCTGGCAATGATGCAACAATTACCACGATCAG TTCTCCACTCTCAGGCCTCTGGAGCACAAGGACCTGCTGTTGGTCTGCAAACCACCCCTCAGAACATGTCTTCTCTGACTGGACTGCCTCATGTACCCTCACAGCTTGACCATCGTGCCAGCCAGAGAAGTGGTTCGCCTATTGGCCTTGCAAAATGGTTTGGCTCAGATGTTTTGCAACAGCCCCTTCCTTCCATGCCATCCAAAGTCATCAGTGTAGATGAACTGGAGTATCGGCAGTGA
- the EIF4ENIF1 gene encoding eukaryotic translation initiation factor 4E transporter isoform X4 — MDKRGAIGEVENGDSFLDLDRITVKSHRYTKEELLDIKERPYSKQRPSCLSEKYDSDGVWDPEKWHASLYPSSGRTSPVEGFKKELDSERTSLMRRVVDPRERVKEDDLDVVLSPQRRSFGGGCHVTAAVGSRRAGSPLEKENDGVRIGGRRIGSGRIISARNFDKDHRGGEKDMRDTRDARDRDRERDYKDKRFRREFGDSKRVFGERRRNDSYTEEEPEWFSAGPTSQSETIELTGFDDKILEEDHKGRKRTRRRTTSLKEGMECNGGVAEVDEVRSVPVHETSADHEVLREAVLQESAPGEFDFNEFFNLDKSVPGLGSMIEDVLEEGSMSASRFSRWFSNPSNSESHSSSLRSTPHEELENLAAHSGVVLSVEEVEAGLKGLKMDQEGKIAAPFMAEQMEAVLNVAGSRPLQRDGDMSAFNKLVSSMKASGTLPSQHKLNQSLESHLMSPPEIPGQCLPKNILQELLCSSSARSSTNILGGLIGGLEPASPLSQRALSPPVSQVFPTRAASADYLHHRIPSPIGFERNAQQLINDPFQGMLKSMSPVAAQMHPLEMQQAALEELALPHDLAIQAANFYQTGFVRSQMDKSRDGFRNRQRRMTRSPVPGHRRNASSPTPTVSITSMLSPSFTPTSVIRKMYESKEKNKEEPVSGKTKGSDGKNEGRGTNEDNLLSASLVKNADQDTSPTIGTRRSALQRSACSTPLSQPNRCTKEQDYRPKSTGRKTPTGRKTPTTASPVPGAPFFRPVNQVPLVSHVPVVRPGHELHPGLVQRMLAKTVHPQNLPLLQAGMIPPGMDLSHLQGIPTPIFGQPFYPLPAATPLQLAMMQQLPRSVLHSQASGAQGPAVGLQTTPQNMSSLTGLPHVPSQLDHRASQRSGSPIGLAKWFGSDVLQQPLPSMPSKVISVDELEYRQ, encoded by the exons GAAGAACTCTTGGATATTAAAGAGCGTCCCTACTCTAAACAGAGGCCTTCATGTCTTTCTGAAAAATATGACAG TGATGGCGTTTGGGATCCTGAGAAATGGCATGCATCTCTATATCCAAGTTCAGGGCGGACTTCACCAGTGGAaggcttcaaaaaagaattgGATTCAGAACGCACTTCTCTCATGCGCAGAGTAGTTG ATCCTAGGGAGCGGGTGAAAGAAGATGATTTGGATGTAGTCCTAAGTCCCCAGCGGCGGAGTTTTGGAGGAGGTTGCCACGTGACTGCTGCTGTTGGCTCACGTCGAGCAGGGAGCCCTTTGGAGAAGGAAAATGATGGTGTTCGTATTGGTGGACGGAGGATTGGCAGTGGAAGAATAATTTCTGCTCGCAACTTTGATAAAGACCATCGGGGTGGTGAAAAGGATATGCGTGATACTAGAGATGCAAGGGACAGAGATCGTGAGAGGGACTACAAAGACAAGCGTTTCAGG AGGGAATTTGGAGATAGCAAACGTGTCTTCGGGGAACGTAGAAGGAATGATTCCTATACTGAGGAAGAGCCAGAGTGGTTCTCTGCTGGACCCACAAGTCAGTCTGAAACTATTGAGCTTACTGGATTTGATGACAAAATACTAGAGGAAGATCATAAAGGACGAAAACGAACAAGAAGACGTACAACCTCTCTGAAGGAAG GAATGGAGTGCAATGGTGGAGTGGCAGAGGTGGATGAAGTGCGGTCTGTCCCTGTCCATGAAACTTCAGCAGACCATGAAGTCCTTAGGGAAGCTGTTCTGCAAGAATCAGCACCAGGAGAGTTTGACTTCAATGAATTCTTTAACCTGGATAAAAGTGTTCCAGGGCTGGGTTCG ATGATAGAGGATGTGCTGGAGGAAGGTTCAATGTCTGCTAGTAGGTTCAGTAGGTGGTTCTCTAATCCTAGTAATTCTGAAAGTCATTCTAGCAGCCTGAGATCCACACCACATGAAGAACTGGAGAATCTGGCAG CACATTCAGGGGTTGTACTTTCAGTGGAAGAAGTAGAAGCAGGGCTAAAAGGCCTGAAAATGGACCAGGAGGGTAAAATTGCTGCTCCATTCATGGCAGAACAAATGGAGGCGGTATTGAATGTAGCTGGCTCCAGACCACTCCAGAGAGATGGAGATATGTCTGCATTTAATAAACTAGTCAGCAGTATGAAGGCAAGTGGAACTCTACCTTCACAACACAAGCTCAAT CAAAGCCTTGAAAGCCACTTGATGTCTCCTCCTGAGATCCCAGGCCAGTGTCTCCCAAAGAACATTTTGCAG GAGCTTCTTTGTTCATCCAGTGCCAGATCATCAACAAATATTCTTGGTGGCTTGATAGGTGGTTTGGAACCTGCATCACCTTTGAGCCAAAGAGCTCTTTCCCCTCCAGTGTCACAGGTGTTCCCAACTCGGGCTGCTTCTGCAGACTACCTCCATCATCGGATCCCCTCACCAATTG GCTTTGAACGAAATGCTCAGCAACTGATCAATGATCCGTTTCAGGGGATGCTGAAGTCAATGAGCCCAGTTGCTGCACAG ATGCATCCCCTGGAGATGCAGCAAGCTGCCTTAGAGGAATTAGCTCTACCACATGACTTAGCCATCCAGGCTGCGAACTTCTACCAAACAGGTTTTGTCAGGTCACAAATGGACAAAAGCAGAGATGGCTTCAGGAACAG GCAGCGTCGAATGACTAGGTCTCCTGTACCAGGCCACAGAAGGAATGCATCTTCTCCAACACCTACTGTATCCATCACTAGCATG CTCTCTCCTTCCTTCACACCTACCTCAGTGATTCGTAAGATGtatgaaagcaaagaaaaaaataaagaggaGCCTGTGTCTGGGAAAACGAAAGGCAGTGATGGTAAAAATGAAGGTCGAGGGACAAATGAAG ATAACTTACTATCAGCTAGCTTGGTGAAAAATGCAGATCAAGATACTTCTCCTACTATAGGTACCAGACGATCTGCATTGCAACGCTCTGCATGTTCTACACCGCTTTCTCAACCAAACCGTTGCACCAAAGAACAAGACTACAGGCCTAAATCGACTGGTAGAAAGACTCCAACTGGTAGAAAGACTCCTACAACAGCCTCCCCTGTACCAGGGGCTCCTTTCTTCCGTCCTGTTAACCAGGTACCCCTTGTTTCCCATGTACCAGTTGTACGACCTGGTCATGAACTGCATCCAGGACTGGTCCAGAGGATGCTGGCAAAGACAGTACACCCACAAAATCTTCCTCTGCTACAAGCAG GTATGATTCCTCCAGGGATGGACTTGTCTCATTTACAGGGAATACCTACTCCCATCTTTGGCCAGCCTTTTTATCCATTACCAGCAGCAACACCCCTGCAGCTGGCAATGATGCAACAATTACCACGATCAG TTCTCCACTCTCAGGCCTCTGGAGCACAAGGACCTGCTGTTGGTCTGCAAACCACCCCTCAGAACATGTCTTCTCTGACTGGACTGCCTCATGTACCCTCACAGCTTGACCATCGTGCCAGCCAGAGAAGTGGTTCGCCTATTGGCCTTGCAAAATGGTTTGGCTCAGATGTTTTGCAACAGCCCCTTCCTTCCATGCCATCCAAAGTCATCAGTGTAGATGAACTGGAGTATCGGCAGTGA